A single Vanacampus margaritifer isolate UIUO_Vmar chromosome 14, RoL_Vmar_1.0, whole genome shotgun sequence DNA region contains:
- the drg1 gene encoding developmentally-regulated GTP-binding protein 1: MSILAKIAEIENEMARTQRNKATAHHLGLLKARLAKLRRELITPKGGGGGGPGEGFDVAKTGDARVGFVGFPSVGKSTLLSNLAGVYSEVAAYEFTTLTTVPGVIRYKGAKIQLLDLPGIIEGAKDGKGRGRQVIAVARTCNLILIVLDVLKPLLHKRLIEHELEGFGIRLNKQPPNIGYKRKDKGGINFTATCAQSELDADTVKTILSEYKIHNADITLRSDSTADDLIDVVEGNRVYIPCIYVLNKIDQISIEELDVIYKVPHCVPISAHHRWNFDDLLERMWDYLKLVRIYTKPKGQLPDYTSPVVLPDEHTAVEDFCLKIHKNLIKEFKYALVWGSSVKHNPQKVGKDHVMDDEDVIQLVKK, encoded by the exons ATGAGCATACTCGCCAAAATAGCAGAGATTGAAAATGAG ATGGCCAGGACGCAGAGGAACAAGGCCACCGCTCACCACTTGGGTCTGCTCAAGGCACGTCTGGCAAAGCTCAGGCGGGAGCTCATCACGCCAAAGGGAGGTGGCGGTGGCGGCCCAGGAGAAG GTTTTGACGTAGCAAAAACCGGCGACGCCCGTGTTGgctttgtgggttttccctcagtGGGGAAGTCGACATTGCTGAGCAACCTGGCGGGAGTCTACTCTGAGGTGGCCGCCTACGAGTTCACCACCCTCACAACGGTACCTGGAGTCATTCGCTACAAAGGAGCAAAAATCCAG CTTCTGGATCTCCCTGGAATCATAGAAGGGGCCAAAGATGGCAAAGGCAGAGGCAGACAAGTTATTGCAG TGGCTCGAACTTGCAACCTGATCCTGATCGTGCTGGACGTACTGAAGCCTCTCTTGCACAAGAGGTTAATAGAACACGAGCTGGAGGGCTTTGGCATCCGACTGAACAAGCAGCCGCCCAACATCGGCTATAAGAGAAAGGACAAAGGCGGCATCAACTTTACTGCCACC TGTGCACAAAGCGAGCTGGATGCCGACACGGTGAAGACCATCCTGTCCGAGTACAAGATCCACAACGCCGACATCACCCTCCGTAGCGACTCCACGGCGGATGACCTCATCGACGTGGTGGAGGGAAACCG GGTGTACATCCCTTGCATTTACGTGCTGAACAAAATCGACCAGATCTCCATCGAGGAGCTGGACGTCATTTACAAGGTGCCGCACTGCGTGCCCATCTCGGCCCACCACCGCTGGAACTTTGACGACCTGCTGGAGAGGATGTGGGACTACCTCAAGCTCGTGCGCAT CTACACCAAGCCCAAAGGCCAGCTCCCTGATTACACGTCTCCCGTCGTCCTGCCTGACGAGCACACCGCCGTCGAGGACTTCTGCTTGAAGATTCACAAGAACCTTATCAAGGAATTCAAGTA CGCGCTCGTGTGGGGATCGTCTGTCAAACACAACCCTCAAAAGGTGGGCAAGGACCACGTGATGGATGACGAGGATGTTATCCAGTtggtgaaaaagtaa